In Lycium ferocissimum isolate CSIRO_LF1 chromosome 11, AGI_CSIRO_Lferr_CH_V1, whole genome shotgun sequence, a single genomic region encodes these proteins:
- the LOC132038414 gene encoding heat stress transcription factor A-6a-like, with translation MESDRGKDKMTNIDDIIEVLGEGNEGLKDVHIGISMLEDDDQCDNISNEVLHGNVSNRRNSQRRPCPFVLKTYEMLADIQFNSLISWSNNGTSFIINDCHKFAAQVLPCFFRHNNICSFVCQLNSYGFRKVSWGRFEFWHELFQRGKKQWLKNIKRKTPKSQMNEQPTEQAIDETATFTMEKEIKEIREEQVAMREEIIMLQRRLEILEKKMEDNTQVGNNISSKETKMLLFNSLFARPRELGSTEVAQEHSDEIEDGVENKGRGDRGEKRKMQIEEELGGKNEGRKKIASAADFKSDSYLGKMLMDEMSMNNLAQEQPDNLLESEELAGSPSFWTDYVEKMDHKAIFSGVRPGVSPSYDVSP, from the exons ATGGAATCAGACAGAGGAAAAGACAAAATGACAAATATAGATGATATTATTGAAGTTTTGGGAGAAGGTAATGAAGGGCTAAAAGATGTTCACATAGGCATATCAATGCTAGAGGATGATGATCAATGTGACAACATAAGCAATGAAGTACTTCATGGCAATGTTTCGAATCGCCGCAATTCTCAAAGGCGACCATGTCCGTTTGTGTTAAAGACTTATGAAATGCTTGCTGACATTCAGTTCAACTCCTTGATTTCATGGAGTAATAATGGTACAAGCTTCATTATTAACGATTGTCATAAATTTGCTGCTCAAGTTCTACCTTGTTTCTTCCGCCATAACAATATCTGTAGCTTCGTCTGCCAACTCAACAGCTAT GGATTCAGGAAAGTAAGTTGGGGCAGATTTGAGTTTTGGCATGAATTGTTTCAGAGAGGAAAAAAGCAGTGGTTGAAGAATATCAAGAGGAAGACTCCAAAGTCCCAGATGAATGAGCAGCCAACTGAGCAAGCTATTGATGAAACGGCTACGTTTACAATGGAGAAGGAAATTAAAGAAATCAGGGAAGAACAAGTCGCAATGAGGGAAGAAATCATAATGCTGCAACGGCGACTAGAGATATTAGAGAAAAAGATGGAAGACAATACACAAGTTGGGAATAATATCTCCTCTAAGGAAACCAAAATGCTCTTGTTCAACTCTTTATTTGCACGCCCACGAGAGCTAGGCAGCACTGAAGTTGCACAGGAACATAGTGATGAGATAGAAGATGGTGTTGAAAACAAGGGAAGAGGCGATCGAggtgaaaaaaggaaaatgcaAATTGAAGAAGAGTTGGGgggaaagaatgaagggagAAAGAAGATTGCAAGTGCTGCAGATTTTAAGTCTGATTCATATTTGGGAAAAATGCTCATGGATGAGATGAGCATGAATAACTTGGCTCAAGAGCAACCTGATAATCTCCTGGAATCCGAGGAGCTTGCTGGAAGTCCGTCTTTTTGGACTGATTATGTGGAAAAGATGGATCACAAGGCTATCTTCTCTGGAGTTCGCCCTGGAGTTTCACCCTCATATGATGTTTCTCCTTGA
- the LOC132036745 gene encoding probable lipid-A-disaccharide synthase, mitochondrial isoform X2, protein MMSTQGLNSLFPMEDIAVMGIWELVPYLNQFRVRLKQTIEAALSFKPHVVLTVDSKGFSFRFLKHLRATCVQQGMFSPLHFHYVSPSFWAWKGGEARLKGLLQFVDHVLCILPFEAEVCRSNGLAATFVGHPTLEDVSEFQGKDATERRHRIQGNAEAFLTDYGISSGSPVVSLLPGSRLQEVTRMFPIFSNTLEQLKGSFPNLVAAVHVAPNQHVEDYISKAVSKWPSSAVLVSGGSHQMKYNSLSASIVALCTSGTVAMEMQLARLPCVVAYRAHLLTEWVIRYKAIIPYISLPNILLDSAVIPEALFRDCTPSKLSSLLKDLILDDNLREKQIIAAEKVIKLLRPPQMSFGCSTQGKMSVPVSDCTPSMVAAYAILYYQKKLE, encoded by the exons ATGATGTCTACGCAAGGGTTGAATTCTTTGTTTCCAATGGAGGATATTGCAGTAATGGGCATTTGGGAGTTGGTGCCATATCTTAATCAATTTAGG GTTAGGCTCAAACAAACTATAGAAGCTGCTCTTTCGTTTAAGCCTCATGTCGTACTCACTGTAGACTCTAAAGGATTCTCCTTCCGTTTCTTAAAGCATTTGAGGG CTACTTGTGTTCAACAGGGGATGTTTAGCCCTCTGCACTTCCATTATGTATCCCCATCATTTTGGGCCTGGAAAGGTGGTGAAGCAAGACTAAAAGGACTTCTTCAGTTTGTGGATCATGTATTATGCATTCTTCCATTTGAGGCAGAAGTCTGTAGATCAAATGGCCTAGCAGCAACCTTTGTTGGTCATCCCACCCTTGAAGATGTTTCGGAATTCCAG GGGAAGGATGCTACAGAAAGAAGACACAGAATTCAAGGAAATGCTGAAGCATTTCTAACTGATTATGGAATATCATCAG gaTCCCCGGTTGTCTCCTTGCTTCCTGGAAGTAGATTACAGGAGGTTACTCGAATGTTCCCCATATTCTCAAACactttggagcaattaaaaggTTCTTTTCCGAACTTGGTAGCAGCAGTTCACGTGGCACCTAATCAACATGTGGAAGACTACATCAGCAAAGCTGTTAGTAAGTGGCCATCATCTGCTGTATTGGTTTCTGGAGGATCACACCAGATGAAATACAATTCATTAAGT GCTAGCATTGTAGCACTATGTACTTCTGGTACGGTTGCGATGGAGATGCAGCTTGCACGACTACCATGTGTTGTTGCATATCGAGCCCATCTCCTGACAGAATGGGTTATACGTTACAAAGCTATTATACCGTACATCTCTCTTCCTAATATTCTATTGGATTCAGCTGTAATCCCTGAAGCTCTATTTCGGGATTGCACACCTTCTAAACTGTCATCATTGCTCAA GGATTTAATACTTGATGACAACCTTCGAGAAAAACAAATTATTGCTGCTGAAAAGGTTATTAAGCTGCTAAGGCCTCCACAGATGAGCTTTGGTTGTTCAACCCAGGGGAAGATGAGTGTTCCGGTTTCTGATTGTACACCAAGTATGGTAGCAGCATATGCAATACTGTATTATCAGAAGAAGCTGGAATAA
- the LOC132036745 gene encoding probable lipid-A-disaccharide synthase, mitochondrial isoform X1, translating to MNFRRVWNVNSEINMTLLWQIRRKFSVTSKCAVDLGSKDGELRVLIVAGEVSGDTIGSRVMNSIIKLSPLPVRFAGVGGKMMSTQGLNSLFPMEDIAVMGIWELVPYLNQFRVRLKQTIEAALSFKPHVVLTVDSKGFSFRFLKHLRATCVQQGMFSPLHFHYVSPSFWAWKGGEARLKGLLQFVDHVLCILPFEAEVCRSNGLAATFVGHPTLEDVSEFQGKDATERRHRIQGNAEAFLTDYGISSGSPVVSLLPGSRLQEVTRMFPIFSNTLEQLKGSFPNLVAAVHVAPNQHVEDYISKAVSKWPSSAVLVSGGSHQMKYNSLSASIVALCTSGTVAMEMQLARLPCVVAYRAHLLTEWVIRYKAIIPYISLPNILLDSAVIPEALFRDCTPSKLSSLLKDLILDDNLREKQIIAAEKVIKLLRPPQMSFGCSTQGKMSVPVSDCTPSMVAAYAILYYQKKLE from the exons ATGAATTTTAGAAGAGTTTGGAATGTGAATAGTGAGATTAACATGACGTTGTTatggcaaataagaagaaaattctCAGTTACAAGTAAATGTGCAGTTGATTTGGGTTCAAAAGATGGTGAACTGAGAGTCCTCATTGTTGCTGGAGAAGTTTCTGGTGATACAATTGGTTCACGTGTTATGAATTCTATAATAAAGCTTTCTCCTTTGCCTGTCCGTTTTGCTGGTGTTGGAGG GAAGATGATGTCTACGCAAGGGTTGAATTCTTTGTTTCCAATGGAGGATATTGCAGTAATGGGCATTTGGGAGTTGGTGCCATATCTTAATCAATTTAGG GTTAGGCTCAAACAAACTATAGAAGCTGCTCTTTCGTTTAAGCCTCATGTCGTACTCACTGTAGACTCTAAAGGATTCTCCTTCCGTTTCTTAAAGCATTTGAGGG CTACTTGTGTTCAACAGGGGATGTTTAGCCCTCTGCACTTCCATTATGTATCCCCATCATTTTGGGCCTGGAAAGGTGGTGAAGCAAGACTAAAAGGACTTCTTCAGTTTGTGGATCATGTATTATGCATTCTTCCATTTGAGGCAGAAGTCTGTAGATCAAATGGCCTAGCAGCAACCTTTGTTGGTCATCCCACCCTTGAAGATGTTTCGGAATTCCAG GGGAAGGATGCTACAGAAAGAAGACACAGAATTCAAGGAAATGCTGAAGCATTTCTAACTGATTATGGAATATCATCAG gaTCCCCGGTTGTCTCCTTGCTTCCTGGAAGTAGATTACAGGAGGTTACTCGAATGTTCCCCATATTCTCAAACactttggagcaattaaaaggTTCTTTTCCGAACTTGGTAGCAGCAGTTCACGTGGCACCTAATCAACATGTGGAAGACTACATCAGCAAAGCTGTTAGTAAGTGGCCATCATCTGCTGTATTGGTTTCTGGAGGATCACACCAGATGAAATACAATTCATTAAGT GCTAGCATTGTAGCACTATGTACTTCTGGTACGGTTGCGATGGAGATGCAGCTTGCACGACTACCATGTGTTGTTGCATATCGAGCCCATCTCCTGACAGAATGGGTTATACGTTACAAAGCTATTATACCGTACATCTCTCTTCCTAATATTCTATTGGATTCAGCTGTAATCCCTGAAGCTCTATTTCGGGATTGCACACCTTCTAAACTGTCATCATTGCTCAA GGATTTAATACTTGATGACAACCTTCGAGAAAAACAAATTATTGCTGCTGAAAAGGTTATTAAGCTGCTAAGGCCTCCACAGATGAGCTTTGGTTGTTCAACCCAGGGGAAGATGAGTGTTCCGGTTTCTGATTGTACACCAAGTATGGTAGCAGCATATGCAATACTGTATTATCAGAAGAAGCTGGAATAA
- the LOC132035910 gene encoding uncharacterized protein LOC132035910, with protein sequence MAGRSSACSPKVLKVVLGLMAISLAAYILGPPLYWHLMEGLAAASSSVNNNCPPCNCDCNSEPFFFIPPGLSNASLTDCAKRDPEVGEDTENNFADLLSEELKLREAEASENQRKADMALLEAKKLTSQYMKEADKCNSGMETCEEAREKAELLLLAQKKLTATWEMRARQKGWKEGAAKSQTQSQGNVQTM encoded by the exons ATGGCAGGAAGATCATCAGCATGTAGTCCTAAGGTGTTGAAAGTAGTATTGGGTTTGATGGCTATTAGTTTAGCAGCTTATATTTTAGGTCCACCTCTGTATTGGCACTTAATGGAAGGCTTAGCTGCTGCTTCTTCTTCTGTTAATAACAACTGTCCTCCTTGTAATTGTGACTGTAATTCTGAACCCTTCTTTTTCATTCCTCCAG GTTTGAGCAATGCTTCTTTGACAG ATTGTGCTAAGCGTGATCCAGAGGTTGGTGAAGACACGGAAAATAACTTTGCTGACTTGTTGTCTGAGGAACTTAAATTGCGAGAAGCTGAGGCCTCAGAAAATCAGCGGAAGGCTGACATGGCACTTCTTGAAGCGAAAAAGTTAACATCCCAATATATGAAAGAGGCAGACAAGTGCAATTCCGGAATGGAGACATGTGAAGAGGCAAGGGAAAAAGCTGAGCTTCTTTTATTAGCACAAAAGAAACTGACTGCTACGTGGGAGATGAGGGCTCGTCAAAAAGGATGGAAAGAAGGGGCAGCCAAATCTCAAACTCAGTCTCAGGGAAATGTACAGACTATGTAA